The Candidatus Thorarchaeota archaeon genome has a segment encoding these proteins:
- a CDS encoding replication factor C small subunit — MDLWTEKYRPPTLGEIIGQAAIVESLTRFVERRTVPHCLFSGPPGTSKTTAAIALARDLFGQSFGQNFMELNASDERGIDVVRNQVKNFARSLPAEGAPFRILVLDEADHLTNDAQHALRRTMEAYSSSCRMILICNYSSRIIPPIQSRCAIFRFSRLGDDAISDRLAYISRKEKVRITSDGIKAILYLSEGDMRAAINLLQAASSAGQQVTEDVVYSISGRANPSVVRMMLEKCRDGKYEEGYSDLKRLINREGIAPLDLVRQIHREIGNMGYTDLGIVEMLEMTAEVEFRIAEGADGELQLSALLAHIHSESSVR, encoded by the coding sequence ATGGATCTCTGGACTGAGAAATACAGGCCGCCAACTCTTGGAGAGATAATCGGCCAGGCGGCAATAGTCGAGAGCCTAACAAGATTTGTAGAGCGGAGAACAGTTCCACACTGCCTTTTTAGCGGCCCCCCAGGAACGAGCAAGACCACCGCAGCCATTGCGCTGGCACGCGACCTCTTCGGGCAATCGTTCGGACAAAACTTCATGGAACTCAATGCCAGTGACGAACGTGGCATAGATGTTGTGAGAAACCAAGTCAAGAACTTCGCAAGATCCCTCCCTGCTGAAGGCGCGCCGTTTAGGATACTGGTGCTTGATGAGGCGGATCACCTCACAAACGATGCGCAGCATGCTCTTCGTAGGACAATGGAAGCATACTCCTCATCCTGTCGCATGATACTCATATGCAATTACTCAAGCAGAATCATACCACCAATACAATCAAGATGTGCCATCTTCAGGTTCTCGCGGTTGGGAGATGATGCCATATCTGATAGACTAGCATATATCTCGCGTAAGGAGAAGGTCAGAATCACATCGGACGGCATCAAAGCAATACTGTATCTATCGGAGGGCGATATGAGGGCCGCAATCAACCTGCTCCAAGCAGCATCTTCAGCGGGACAGCAAGTCACTGAGGATGTCGTCTACAGTATCTCTGGTCGTGCCAACCCGAGTGTAGTGAGAATGATGCTCGAAAAGTGCCGTGACGGAAAGTACGAGGAAGGATACTCAGACCTGAAACGTCTCATCAACAGGGAGGGAATTGCCCCATTGGATCTGGTAAGACAAATACACAGAGAAATAGGAAATATGGGTTACACAGACCTCGGGATAGTAGAGATGCTGGAGATGACAGCAGAGGTAGAGTTCCGAATCGCCGAAGGAGCAGATGGAGAGCTTCAGCTGTCCGCGCTCTTGGCACACATTCACTCGGAGTCGAGCGTCCGATGA
- a CDS encoding replication factor C large subunit: protein MNRNGLIWVEKYRPRRLKEMVGNRESLDQLNEWIKSWQSGVPEFRALLLLGPPGVGKTSAVSVMAAEHNLELVEFNASDRRNKDAIETLVWRAATQETIDGRRRLILLDEIDGLSGTSDRGGTAAIISLIEQTAHPIVMTANDEESPRVKDLRKSCEVLRFNPLTTDEIEEIVRAIVDSEGLGTEESIIQSIARQSHGDARAAISDLEAAESGQYSTDARGLPSRDVQRRIGESLARLFMASSASTASLLVSETDLDQDQLILWLEENVHLHLVEADELEAGLEALSMADVLLGRITRTQNWKLLTYAFDFMSAGIVASRTKTPFRHMEYTEPSWPLMVWQGNKSREKQMETTSRISALANISERRAVHEYLQTVRDILYHDPEQKTLFADWLDISEKALEERGVRR, encoded by the coding sequence ATGAACAGGAACGGACTGATTTGGGTAGAGAAGTATCGTCCAAGGCGGCTCAAGGAGATGGTTGGAAACCGCGAGTCGCTAGATCAACTCAACGAATGGATCAAATCATGGCAGTCTGGCGTGCCAGAATTCAGGGCACTTCTACTACTTGGACCACCCGGAGTAGGAAAGACATCTGCGGTGTCAGTGATGGCGGCTGAGCATAACCTCGAGTTGGTGGAGTTCAATGCGAGCGATAGACGCAATAAGGATGCGATTGAAACGCTGGTGTGGAGAGCCGCAACCCAAGAAACCATAGACGGTAGGAGAAGGCTGATTCTACTGGACGAGATAGATGGACTCTCAGGAACCAGCGATAGGGGCGGGACTGCAGCCATAATCAGCCTGATAGAGCAGACGGCTCATCCGATTGTAATGACAGCCAACGATGAGGAGAGTCCTCGGGTCAAGGACCTCAGGAAGTCATGCGAGGTGCTTCGCTTTAATCCGTTGACCACTGATGAGATCGAGGAGATTGTGCGTGCCATAGTTGATTCGGAGGGGCTTGGCACCGAAGAGAGTATCATTCAGAGCATAGCAAGGCAGTCTCATGGAGATGCAAGAGCGGCCATCTCGGACCTAGAGGCGGCCGAGTCCGGACAGTATTCGACTGATGCTAGGGGGTTGCCCAGCCGAGATGTTCAGAGAAGAATCGGAGAATCGCTGGCAAGACTCTTCATGGCCTCTAGCGCGTCTACAGCGAGTCTTCTTGTTTCTGAAACAGATTTGGATCAGGACCAGTTGATTCTGTGGCTTGAAGAGAATGTCCATCTACATCTGGTTGAAGCAGATGAGCTTGAGGCGGGTCTTGAGGCACTCTCAATGGCGGATGTGTTATTGGGGAGGATAACAAGAACGCAGAACTGGAAGCTACTTACTTACGCCTTCGATTTCATGTCCGCGGGGATTGTAGCTAGCCGCACTAAGACTCCGTTCAGACATATGGAGTACACGGAACCGTCTTGGCCGCTTATGGTCTGGCAGGGAAACAAGTCGAGGGAGAAGCAAATGGAGACTACTTCCAGAATCTCAGCGCTAGCAAACATTTCAGAAAGAAGGGCTGTTCACGAGTATCTTCAGACGGTTCGTGATATTCTCTACCATGATCCAGAGCAAAAGACGTTATTTGCAGACTGGCTTGATATCAGCGAAAAGGCGTTGGAAGAGAGAGGAGTTCGTCGATAG
- the truA gene encoding tRNA pseudouridine(38-40) synthase TruA, with translation MVSYAARLCYLGDNYHGSQAQPGQRTVQGELIEAISRWSGEPHSTKTVQFSGRTDRGVHSMGQIVKITTDANFDIDRINRYLPDDISLWEYLRVPDQFNPRLDVIMRHYRYILGDIQDRVDLYALREGSVLLSGTHDFRLLAKPDGERNSQTTLINIAVIQTPPLVALDIFGTSFLWKLVRKLVTVLLRYSHQEISRQSIVALLESQQSLPGGIHPAPPESLVLVETVVPFRLVRSKYATRRIRKTIVARLRTIGRQSATLEAIDELLSLPTPFR, from the coding sequence TTGGTTTCATATGCGGCACGGCTTTGCTATCTGGGTGACAATTATCATGGCTCACAGGCCCAACCGGGACAAAGGACGGTCCAGGGCGAGCTGATTGAGGCGATTAGTCGGTGGAGTGGAGAGCCCCACTCTACCAAGACTGTCCAGTTCTCAGGGCGCACTGACCGTGGTGTCCACAGTATGGGTCAGATTGTGAAAATCACAACAGACGCGAACTTTGACATCGACCGTATCAACAGGTATCTCCCAGACGACATATCCCTGTGGGAGTACTTGAGGGTTCCCGACCAGTTCAACCCACGTCTTGATGTAATCATGCGCCATTACAGGTACATATTGGGTGACATCCAAGACAGAGTTGATCTGTACGCATTGAGAGAAGGTTCAGTCCTTCTATCTGGGACTCATGACTTCAGGTTGCTTGCCAAACCCGATGGTGAGAGGAACTCGCAGACGACTCTCATCAATATCGCGGTGATCCAAACTCCTCCACTCGTCGCACTAGACATCTTCGGTACCAGTTTTCTGTGGAAACTCGTACGGAAACTGGTGACAGTCTTACTGAGATACAGCCACCAGGAAATCAGCCGCCAGAGTATTGTCGCTCTCTTGGAGAGTCAGCAGAGTCTGCCCGGAGGGATTCATCCAGCGCCTCCTGAGTCACTCGTCCTTGTTGAGACCGTGGTGCCCTTTAGGCTCGTAAGAAGCAAGTATGCTACCCGCAGGATTCGCAAGACCATCGTGGCCCGACTTCGAACCATAGGCCGGCAAAGCGCAACCCTAGAGGCTATCGACGAACTCCTCTCTCTTCCAACGCCTTTTCGCTGA
- a CDS encoding winged helix-turn-helix transcriptional regulator, producing MTTDAKTRITIDEVFSSRGRIKIVRELAVSNELNISELCRRVGLNHSTTKSHLDVLIESGLVEEKSFGRIRIYRYRLEDLRARALKNLLELWGR from the coding sequence ATGACTACCGATGCCAAGACCCGCATAACCATTGATGAGGTATTCTCATCCAGAGGCCGAATCAAGATTGTTCGTGAGCTTGCTGTTTCAAATGAACTGAACATCTCCGAACTCTGCAGACGCGTAGGGCTCAATCATAGTACAACAAAGAGTCATCTCGACGTGCTGATAGAGTCCGGCTTGGTTGAGGAGAAGTCCTTCGGTAGAATTCGAATCTACAGGTATCGCCTTGAAGACCTCAGAGCCCGTGCGCTCAAGAACCTTTTGGAGTTGTGGGGTCGATAG
- a CDS encoding ORC1-type DNA replication protein yields MSRDYVEDELIKRSVFKSEYFLSIDYVPEDLPHRENELKALAQSFKTMISSPGRTSHRYIIEGPVGSGKTAVTKRFSEQLVKAAKRREIRLSKIHINCRVNKSAYLIYLKILKEFRPKFPKRGHSPEEILQMVVEALDSEDSYLLLILDELDYFIRQKGPEILYDLTRLMDDRLNAPQRISLIGVGRSIALDESTFDVSTLSTLQRNVLRFQPYTSEQLFDILSARVKAAFREGTVMTETIRLISDIASMQGDARYAIELLWRAGKQADHEGSGLVIPDYARQAKADTHPELRKEVFAALPLQSKLLLLSAARLLNDTRSAYVTMGELEEMYHLVCEEYSEEPRSHTQIWEWIQDLNAQELIDTKRSSTGQRGQTTLIGLSDVPAELLEDFLVGFIEQKKADDS; encoded by the coding sequence ATGTCAAGGGATTACGTTGAAGACGAATTGATCAAGCGCAGCGTCTTCAAGTCAGAGTACTTCCTCTCAATTGACTACGTTCCCGAAGACCTTCCACATAGAGAGAACGAGTTGAAGGCGCTAGCGCAGAGTTTCAAGACAATGATATCCTCCCCAGGACGCACAAGCCATCGCTATATCATAGAAGGCCCTGTGGGAAGTGGGAAGACTGCAGTCACAAAGAGATTCTCAGAGCAGTTGGTCAAGGCTGCCAAGAGGCGCGAGATTCGGCTCAGTAAGATTCACATCAATTGCAGAGTGAACAAGAGTGCATACCTGATCTATCTCAAGATACTCAAGGAATTCCGACCGAAGTTTCCGAAGCGTGGGCACTCCCCTGAAGAGATACTGCAGATGGTCGTGGAGGCTCTTGACTCGGAGGACAGCTACCTACTCCTCATACTAGACGAACTCGACTACTTCATCCGACAGAAGGGTCCAGAAATCCTCTATGACCTCACTAGACTCATGGACGACCGCTTGAATGCACCTCAGCGTATTTCGCTAATCGGAGTGGGACGGAGCATAGCCCTTGATGAATCGACCTTCGATGTCAGCACACTCAGTACACTTCAACGGAACGTGCTTCGGTTTCAACCATACACCTCTGAGCAGCTATTCGATATCCTCAGTGCGAGGGTCAAAGCTGCCTTTCGTGAGGGTACCGTGATGACCGAAACAATACGTCTCATCTCTGACATCGCTTCCATGCAAGGCGATGCAAGGTATGCAATCGAGCTACTCTGGCGGGCGGGAAAACAGGCGGACCATGAAGGCTCTGGTCTAGTAATACCCGACTATGCTCGTCAAGCGAAAGCGGACACACATCCCGAGCTCCGTAAGGAGGTCTTCGCTGCGCTTCCTCTCCAATCGAAACTACTCCTTCTATCAGCGGCTAGACTACTGAATGACACTCGAAGTGCGTACGTCACAATGGGTGAACTTGAAGAGATGTACCACCTTGTCTGTGAGGAATACTCGGAAGAACCCAGATCACACACACAGATCTGGGAATGGATTCAGGACTTGAATGCACAGGAGCTAATCGACACAAAGCGGTCAAGCACTGGCCAAAGAGGACAGACAACCCTGATTGGTCTTTCTGATGTTCCTGCGGAACTTCTAGAGGACTTCCTAGTTGGTTTCATTGAGCAGAAGAAGGCTGATGACTCATGA
- a CDS encoding 2-oxoacid:acceptor oxidoreductase subunit alpha gives MPSNGGVTRFWQGNQACAEGALAAGCRFFAGYPITPASEIAEFMASELPRLHGVYLQMEDEIGAISAVIGASWGGMMSMTATSGPGFSLMQENIGYAIMTETPCVIVNVQRVGPSTGQATKSAQGDLMQSRWGTHGDHESVVLAPSSAQETFELTVKAFSISEALRHPVILLSDEVVAHSREKVVVDPSLTYDVRRRLGRKGEPHQGGTDCDGRSIMPRFGDGHNLMVTGSTHDERGFRKTSEARIHDLLVRRLKKKVDDARMLLVDNLIEGPPSADWGIISFGCTSRTVDEVMTIKPSTVSIRSMKLRTVWPFPEAEVRAFSETVNRILVPELNLGQLSGEVIRSVRGRVEVVPLNKVGGGLMIEPDELVAVLTGGASG, from the coding sequence ATGCCGTCAAACGGTGGAGTCACAAGGTTTTGGCAGGGCAACCAAGCATGCGCTGAGGGGGCCCTAGCTGCAGGATGCAGATTTTTCGCAGGATACCCTATCACTCCCGCCTCGGAAATCGCGGAATTCATGGCCTCGGAGCTTCCAAGACTGCATGGTGTATACCTGCAGATGGAAGATGAGATAGGAGCAATATCTGCCGTCATCGGCGCATCCTGGGGTGGCATGATGTCAATGACGGCCACTTCAGGACCAGGGTTCAGTCTCATGCAGGAGAACATAGGATACGCCATTATGACTGAAACACCCTGCGTGATTGTCAATGTACAACGGGTGGGACCCAGTACGGGCCAAGCGACGAAGAGCGCACAGGGAGACCTCATGCAATCGCGATGGGGAACGCACGGGGACCATGAGAGCGTTGTGCTTGCTCCAAGCTCTGCTCAAGAAACGTTTGAGCTGACAGTGAAAGCATTCTCAATCTCGGAAGCCCTCAGGCATCCTGTGATTCTGCTTTCAGATGAGGTGGTCGCACACTCGAGGGAGAAGGTGGTTGTAGATCCTTCGTTGACCTACGACGTAAGAAGAAGGCTCGGACGCAAGGGTGAGCCCCACCAAGGAGGGACTGATTGCGACGGACGGTCAATCATGCCTAGATTCGGCGATGGTCACAACCTGATGGTCACCGGGTCAACGCACGACGAACGTGGGTTTCGGAAGACGTCTGAAGCTAGAATTCATGACTTGCTTGTTCGACGATTGAAGAAGAAAGTGGACGATGCCCGTATGCTATTGGTGGACAACCTGATTGAAGGACCACCCTCGGCGGACTGGGGAATCATTTCCTTCGGATGTACATCCAGAACAGTCGATGAGGTAATGACTATCAAGCCAAGTACAGTTTCAATTAGGTCGATGAAACTGAGGACAGTATGGCCATTCCCAGAGGCAGAAGTCAGAGCGTTCTCTGAAACGGTGAACAGAATACTGGTACCCGAGCTGAATCTTGGACAACTATCGGGAGAGGTGATCCGCTCAGTGCGCGGAAGGGTCGAAGTGGTACCGTTGAACAAGGTGGGTGGTGGATTGATGATAGAACCGGACGAGTTGGTGGCGGTGTTGACAGGAGGGGCGAGTGGCTGA
- a CDS encoding transcription initiation factor IIB family protein: MVDETCETYGSPSWSCQECGGNLVINRGHVVCAECGLVNSREYVHPTYQMGENYDSDGHDATSYVSLGNRMHIVDGLGSYIGFHRDAYFRDAHGQAMSGKDQRKFKRLKSVYSTRVRIGRDEAKYRALRTLNHVSKLLMLTEQVRDRTAYLYKKIAESGERVSNNILLMAVCLLTAVREFREGAPITLEEIADVFEKCGHRVNVRAIVRESSRLRSLTGYCPSVRKPEDYIPRVISMLMNDSKVLSKLRVRSWNPKDYEILLRERIAQVLSLIPPSKRGGRNPFIFTVSAAYAADRMIAKETGRKAALTQKLVSRATQVAEYSIRDHFGMMKDAVEAAATLAVPNQA; the protein is encoded by the coding sequence TTGGTAGACGAAACATGTGAAACATACGGCAGCCCTTCTTGGTCATGCCAAGAGTGCGGCGGGAATCTTGTGATTAACAGAGGTCACGTTGTGTGTGCAGAGTGCGGGCTTGTGAACTCGCGAGAGTATGTCCACCCGACGTATCAGATGGGAGAAAACTATGACAGTGATGGTCACGATGCTACATCATACGTGTCCCTCGGGAACCGGATGCACATAGTCGATGGACTAGGGAGCTACATAGGGTTCCACAGGGATGCGTACTTTAGGGATGCGCACGGTCAAGCTATGTCAGGGAAGGACCAACGCAAGTTTAAGCGCCTGAAGTCAGTCTACAGCACTCGTGTGAGGATTGGTCGCGATGAAGCGAAATACCGTGCTCTGCGAACGCTGAACCACGTATCCAAGCTTCTTATGCTCACGGAACAGGTCCGTGACCGTACTGCATACCTGTACAAGAAGATTGCAGAGTCAGGGGAAAGAGTCAGCAACAACATACTCTTAATGGCGGTGTGTCTTCTGACGGCGGTGCGAGAATTCAGGGAGGGAGCACCGATAACACTCGAGGAGATTGCAGACGTCTTCGAGAAGTGTGGACATAGAGTGAACGTCAGGGCAATTGTCCGGGAGTCTTCTCGACTGAGGTCGCTTACTGGATATTGTCCGTCTGTCAGGAAGCCGGAGGACTACATACCTCGAGTAATATCAATGCTAATGAACGATTCCAAGGTCCTGAGCAAGTTGAGAGTGCGGAGCTGGAACCCCAAAGACTACGAGATTCTTCTTCGCGAGCGAATAGCTCAGGTCCTAAGTCTAATCCCCCCTTCGAAGCGAGGTGGAAGAAACCCTTTCATCTTCACCGTATCCGCAGCCTACGCTGCAGACCGCATGATTGCCAAGGAGACTGGCAGAAAGGCGGCACTAACTCAGAAACTTGTATCAAGAGCAACCCAGGTAGCCGAGTACAGCATCAGAGATCACTTTGGGATGATGAAGGACGCAGTAGAAGCAGCGGCCACACTCGCAGTGCCAAACCAAGCGTGA
- the tadA gene encoding Flp pilus assembly complex ATPase component TadA gives MEGHTRTKLCPKSRCSECADAPFPDCIDNPVSGGEGRSDSVMLLEPERNTIHLARWDEIRPEAPPWEGGDWESVYVEGLSQKSDLLDNVIRAYTVGPYLSIFCRQENSAENLHFFFPLVRTALESRLLDTVCAMSQPVESGLPPRRIPLSERIRNSMQMNEARVTEALPEVSHRTRAIVSEVAAHRNTALGSIFALLLDDDVEEIYLDRPGLPLYFDHSELGRCVSSAYLTVSDVSRVCTLIRSESNLHLDRANPSLKTDMSFGNSSMRFSVALPPLSTDGLHMEIRKARCNPLTIRELIHNGTMPRDVGALLVLAVAARFNIAITGGPSSGKTTLLNALDMTTPRHWRKIYIEDAVESRVTEQGHQVRFRVDPVDEGRGKLSKSSEIIKTLHRSPDYVILGEIQSIEHSQALFQAMSAGLRTIQTCHSDSAPGLVTRWINDHGIKPSSVAMIDMIVTLVKPAPGSSARRVSQIVEVRRTVKDGVVEFLGLNEVFDWKCGVLSQSWAKDGAFLMRAREAGVGTHVEALSNVFRLLDEYSQGISPGEVRIGEILWSCGNPMQFQHNLQGT, from the coding sequence ATGGAAGGTCACACGAGAACCAAGCTGTGTCCCAAGTCAAGGTGCTCAGAATGTGCTGACGCGCCGTTTCCCGATTGCATTGACAATCCCGTGTCAGGTGGAGAAGGTAGGTCGGACTCGGTCATGCTTCTTGAACCAGAGAGAAACACAATACACCTGGCACGCTGGGATGAAATTCGACCAGAGGCGCCTCCTTGGGAAGGGGGCGACTGGGAGTCAGTCTACGTTGAAGGACTATCCCAGAAGAGCGACTTGCTGGACAATGTCATCCGGGCGTACACCGTAGGTCCGTATCTCTCGATCTTCTGCAGGCAAGAGAACTCTGCGGAGAACCTTCACTTCTTCTTCCCACTTGTCCGCACAGCACTTGAGAGTCGGCTGCTAGACACGGTTTGTGCAATGTCGCAGCCGGTGGAATCAGGGCTTCCTCCTCGTAGGATTCCACTTTCAGAGAGAATTCGAAATAGTATGCAGATGAACGAAGCGAGAGTTACTGAGGCACTACCAGAAGTGAGTCATAGGACAAGGGCAATCGTCTCAGAGGTGGCGGCCCATCGGAACACAGCTCTAGGAAGCATTTTCGCGCTTCTGCTCGACGATGATGTGGAGGAAATCTATCTTGACAGACCCGGTCTGCCCCTGTACTTTGACCACAGTGAGCTGGGGAGGTGCGTGTCGTCTGCATATCTGACAGTTTCGGATGTGAGCCGCGTGTGCACGCTAATTCGCTCTGAGAGCAACCTCCATCTAGACAGAGCAAATCCCTCGCTGAAGACGGACATGTCGTTCGGCAACTCAAGCATGCGGTTTTCCGTGGCGCTTCCTCCTCTGAGCACTGATGGACTTCACATGGAGATTCGAAAGGCGCGGTGTAACCCGCTAACAATCAGAGAACTGATACACAATGGAACAATGCCTCGCGATGTTGGGGCTTTGCTTGTCCTAGCTGTCGCTGCCAGATTTAACATCGCAATAACGGGAGGCCCGAGCTCTGGCAAGACGACATTGCTAAACGCGCTTGACATGACAACTCCTAGACACTGGAGAAAGATCTACATAGAGGATGCAGTAGAAAGCAGAGTGACTGAACAGGGGCATCAAGTGAGGTTCAGGGTAGACCCGGTCGATGAGGGCAGGGGAAAGCTCAGCAAGAGCAGTGAGATAATCAAGACCCTTCATCGTTCACCAGACTATGTCATTCTGGGTGAAATACAGAGTATTGAACACAGTCAAGCGCTATTCCAAGCCATGTCAGCAGGCCTGAGAACCATACAGACCTGCCATAGTGACTCAGCTCCGGGTCTGGTGACGAGGTGGATCAACGACCACGGGATCAAGCCGTCCAGTGTGGCCATGATAGACATGATTGTAACATTAGTGAAGCCAGCACCAGGCAGTTCTGCAAGACGGGTGTCCCAGATTGTGGAGGTGCGACGGACTGTGAAGGACGGGGTCGTTGAGTTCCTCGGGCTGAATGAGGTATTCGATTGGAAGTGTGGTGTCCTAAGTCAATCATGGGCAAAAGACGGGGCCTTTCTGATGAGAGCAAGAGAGGCGGGAGTGGGAACGCATGTTGAAGCTCTCAGCAACGTGTTTCGCTTACTAGATGAGTACAGTCAGGGGATTAGTCCAGGGGAAGTACGTATTGGGGAGATCCTGTGGAGCTGTGGAAACCCCATGCAGTTTCAGCACAATCTTCAGGGGACTTAA